A stretch of Arthrobacter sunyaminii DNA encodes these proteins:
- a CDS encoding amidohydrolase has translation MNANPAPSSPKLTLYRNGSVYSAADPFATAMLVEGDTVAWVGSEQAAASLQDSRMDVVDLGGALITPGFVDAHAHITETGAALSSLDLTSAASLTELLDLVAQAAAGTEGLIVGYGWDESSWPERRVPTAAELDAASGSRPVYLARTDVHCAVVSGTLAAALNLAAHDGWDNGFVVRAAHTLARTASRSLDLAQRSRYQQAALKHAAAHGIIAVTEMAAPHISPVEDLRQLMGLDGSLGAGPLPEVLPYWGQLVQSESELAEVTAPFEGRLRGLAGDLNMDGSIGARTAALRTPYTDAPETSGTLYLTAEQAGRHLELATRAGLQGGFHVIGDAGLDTVLAGLRIAAEAVGEEQIRASHHRLEHVEMADDAAIAEMVRYGVIASMQPGFDAAWGSSGGLYEQRLGERSSSMNRFASLLSAGVLVALGSDGPVMPLDPWSAVRAAVFHSNAAERISSRAAFIGHTRAGWRAAGSGNFMLGQLAPGAPASYAVWEVEELMVQTPEGKGAAWSTDPRAGTPLLPALDTAHQPRCLLTVHNGTELYRSVGF, from the coding sequence TTGAATGCCAATCCCGCCCCCAGCAGCCCGAAGCTGACGTTGTACCGCAACGGATCCGTCTACAGCGCCGCGGACCCGTTTGCCACAGCAATGCTGGTGGAAGGAGACACCGTCGCCTGGGTTGGATCCGAGCAGGCCGCCGCCTCGCTGCAGGACAGCCGCATGGACGTGGTTGATCTGGGCGGCGCACTCATCACGCCGGGTTTCGTGGACGCACATGCGCACATCACCGAAACCGGTGCAGCGCTCTCATCGCTTGACCTGACGAGCGCAGCCTCGCTCACCGAGCTCCTGGACCTGGTGGCCCAGGCGGCCGCCGGCACTGAAGGGCTGATTGTGGGTTACGGATGGGACGAGTCGTCCTGGCCCGAACGCAGGGTCCCCACCGCCGCAGAACTTGATGCCGCTTCGGGGTCCCGCCCCGTGTACCTTGCACGCACGGATGTGCACTGTGCCGTGGTTTCCGGAACCCTCGCAGCCGCGCTGAACCTGGCCGCTCACGACGGGTGGGACAACGGCTTTGTGGTGCGTGCAGCGCACACCTTGGCCCGAACCGCGTCCCGCTCCCTGGACCTTGCCCAGCGCTCCCGCTACCAGCAGGCTGCGCTGAAGCATGCCGCCGCGCACGGCATCATCGCCGTCACCGAGATGGCAGCCCCGCATATTTCTCCGGTGGAAGACCTGCGCCAGTTGATGGGGTTGGACGGATCGCTCGGTGCCGGCCCGCTGCCCGAGGTGCTGCCCTACTGGGGGCAGCTCGTCCAGTCCGAGTCAGAATTGGCCGAGGTCACGGCACCCTTCGAAGGCAGGCTGCGCGGCCTCGCCGGAGACCTGAACATGGACGGCTCCATCGGCGCCCGGACAGCAGCGCTGCGGACGCCCTACACTGATGCACCCGAGACCAGCGGCACCCTGTACCTGACCGCCGAACAGGCCGGACGCCATTTGGAGCTGGCAACCCGGGCAGGATTGCAGGGCGGTTTTCACGTTATCGGAGACGCCGGCCTGGACACGGTCCTTGCCGGGCTCCGAATCGCCGCGGAAGCTGTGGGGGAGGAGCAGATCCGCGCGTCCCACCACCGGTTGGAGCATGTGGAGATGGCCGACGACGCCGCCATCGCCGAGATGGTCCGCTACGGGGTCATTGCCAGCATGCAGCCGGGCTTCGATGCCGCCTGGGGCAGCAGCGGCGGACTCTATGAGCAGCGGCTGGGGGAGCGGAGCAGCTCCATGAACCGGTTTGCGTCCCTGCTCTCTGCCGGCGTCCTGGTCGCCCTGGGCTCCGACGGTCCGGTTATGCCGCTGGATCCCTGGTCTGCTGTCCGGGCTGCAGTTTTCCATTCCAATGCAGCGGAACGCATTTCCTCACGTGCCGCCTTCATCGGTCACACCCGGGCGGGATGGCGTGCCGCAGGATCGGGGAATTTCATGCTGGGGCAGCTGGCACCGGGCGCCCCCGCCTCCTATGCCGTGTGGGAGGTTGAAGAATTGATGGTCCAGACCCCTGAAGGCAAGGGTGCGGCGTGGAGCACTGATCCCCGAGCGGGAACCCCGCTGCTGCCGGCCCTGGATACAGCTCACCAGCCGCGCTGCCTGCTGACCGTGCACAACGGCACAGAACTCTACCGGTCAGTAGGTTTTTAG